The following are encoded together in the Streptomyces flavofungini genome:
- a CDS encoding C45 family autoproteolytic acyltransferase/hydolase: protein MAPRTTPARPTDPLGADPSRTLPVVEISGTPTARGRQYGEAVRPQLHTALAYYEAAFGQSAGLTWDQVTDRAARWLKPVEGHAPHLVEEMRGIAEGAGVGLLDVLALNARGEVIYDRSFKDMATPGVGGASSGTAEEPPDGCTSFAAYGEASGDGHVYAGQNWDWRASVADTVVMLRVVQPPKPTLIMQVEAGQIGRQGANSAGIALNANGLGGRFSDAVGLPQTVVRRDVLDRHVITDAVDVLCRTRAHIASNALLTCREGFAIDLETTPAGHGWMYPTDGLLVHGNHYQAGVPAALAAEYRPMSPDSLIRVPRAEQGLRALRAATGPDESLKIIKQAMSDHLGHPESLCTHPDPRRPPLKHWATLVSSCVDLTTGDYRVTAGTPCDRDYQHLPWNLYDGPYGEAR, encoded by the coding sequence ATGGCACCGCGCACCACCCCCGCACGCCCGACCGACCCGCTCGGGGCCGACCCGTCCAGAACGCTCCCGGTCGTCGAGATCTCCGGCACCCCCACCGCCCGCGGCCGCCAGTACGGCGAGGCGGTCCGCCCCCAGCTGCACACGGCGCTCGCCTACTACGAGGCCGCGTTCGGCCAGTCGGCCGGGCTGACCTGGGACCAGGTGACGGACCGGGCCGCCCGCTGGCTCAAGCCGGTCGAGGGCCACGCGCCGCACCTCGTCGAGGAGATGCGCGGCATCGCCGAGGGCGCGGGCGTCGGACTCCTGGACGTCCTCGCCCTGAACGCCCGCGGTGAGGTGATCTACGACCGGTCGTTCAAGGACATGGCCACCCCGGGGGTGGGAGGGGCGTCCTCCGGTACGGCGGAAGAGCCCCCCGACGGCTGCACCTCCTTCGCCGCCTACGGCGAGGCCAGCGGCGACGGCCACGTCTACGCCGGCCAGAACTGGGACTGGCGGGCCTCAGTCGCCGACACCGTCGTGATGCTGCGCGTCGTCCAGCCCCCGAAGCCCACCCTGATCATGCAGGTGGAGGCCGGCCAGATCGGCCGCCAGGGCGCCAACTCCGCCGGGATCGCGCTCAACGCCAACGGCCTCGGCGGCCGCTTCAGCGACGCGGTCGGCCTGCCGCAGACCGTCGTACGGCGCGACGTCCTGGACCGGCACGTCATCACCGACGCCGTCGACGTGCTCTGCCGCACCCGCGCCCACATCGCCTCGAACGCCCTGCTGACCTGCCGCGAGGGCTTCGCCATCGACCTGGAGACGACGCCCGCCGGACACGGCTGGATGTATCCGACCGACGGACTCCTCGTGCACGGCAACCACTACCAGGCCGGAGTCCCCGCCGCCCTGGCCGCCGAGTACCGCCCGATGTCCCCGGACTCGCTGATCCGCGTCCCGCGCGCCGAGCAGGGCCTGCGCGCCCTGCGCGCCGCCACCGGGCCCGACGAGTCCCTGAAGATCATCAAACAGGCCATGTCCGACCACCTGGGCCACCCCGAGTCGCTGTGCACCCACCCCGACCCGCGCCGCCCGCCCCTCAAGCACTGGGCCACCCTCGTCTCCTCCTGCGTGGACCTGACCACCGGCGACTACCGCGTCACCGCGGGCACCCCCTGCGACCGCGACTACCAGCACCTCCCGTGGAACCTCTACGACGGCCCGTACGGAGAAGCCAGATGA